In the Hordeum vulgare subsp. vulgare chromosome 7H, MorexV3_pseudomolecules_assembly, whole genome shotgun sequence genome, one interval contains:
- the LOC123407319 gene encoding K(+) efflux antiporter 6-like isoform X2, giving the protein MLMRRRRLLGPVLPRLLVALLLASAAALLPGAAGDAAEAGDEGRVGEAVAAVERADATAAALGAAQAGGEAAQGNGTNKENSLADMIDRALEKEFPDSEGDQGGGETDPGSFNNTVAEKQGVLETVARRVTKKNETKDNNSFPFKEVFLDRSEQEDVPTLIDRKDNVFIISNRKSKYPVLQLDLTLISDLVVVIVSATCGGIAFACLGQPVITGYLLAGSIIGPGGFSFVNELVQVETVAQFGVIFLLFALGLEFSTAKLRAVRAVAVLGGLLQIILFMFLCGISATLCGGKTKEGVFVGVLLSMSSTAVVLKFLMEKNSINALHGQVTVGILVLQDCAVGLLFALLPILSGASGLLHGVASMTKSLVLLISFLGILSILSRTCVPWFLKLMISLSSQTNELYQLAAVAFCLLFAWCSDKLGLSLELGSFAAGVMISTTDLAQHTLEQIEPIRNLFAALFLASIGMLINVHFLWNHVDILLAAVILVITIKTFIVSIVVKGFGYNNKTSLLVGMSLAQIGEFAFVLLSRASSIHLIEGKLYLLLLGTTALSLVTTPLLFKMIPAVVHLGVLLRWFSVDSNQLGLKGEVLRIDSGKRINLIIQGPHDS; this is encoded by the exons ATGCTGATGCGTCGCCGCCGCCTGCtgggcccggtcctcccccgcctcctcgtcgccctgcTCCTCGCGTCCGCCGCCGCATTGCTCCCCGGCGCGGCCGGCGACGCGGCCGAGGCGGGCGACGAGGGCCGCGTGGGCGAGGCGGTCGCGGCGGTGGAGCGCGCGGACGCCACGGCCGCGGCCCTGGGGGCGGCCCAGGCCGGCGGGGAGGCAGCGCAGGGCAATGGCACGAACAAGGAGAACAGCCTCGCCGACATGATCGACCGCGCGCTGGAGAAGGAGTTCCCCGACTCGGAGGGCGACCAGGGCGGCGGAG AGACGGACCCCGGCAGCTTCAACAACACCGTCGCCGAGAAGCAG GGAGTTCTGGAAACTGTGGCCAGGAGAGTAACGAAGAAGAATGAGACCAAAGACAATAA ttcattcCCGTTCAAGGAAGTTTTCTTGGATCGGTCAGAGCAAGAGGATGTTCCCACGTTGATTGATCGGAAG GataatgtttttattatatcaaaCCGGAAGTCAAAGTACCCCGTACTGCAGCTGGACCTTAC GTTGATATCAGatcttgttgtcgttattgtatcTGCTACATGTGGTGGTATTGCCTTTGCTTGCCTTGGACAACCA GTCATTACAGGTTATTTACTTGCAGGTTCTATAATAGGCCCTGGAGGTTTTAGCTTTGTCAACGAACTGGTGCAA GTTGAGACAGTAGCTCAGTTTGGCGTGATATTTCTCCTTTTTGCTCTGGGACTTGAGTTCTCTACAGCAAAG CTTCGAGCTGTACGTGCGGTTGCCGTTCTTGGAGGATTGCTCCAAATTATACTGTTTATGTTCCTTTGTGGTATTTCTGCTACG CTATGTGGGGGTAAAACAAAGGAAGGTGTTTTCGTTGGCGTTCTTCTTTCTATGTCTTCGACAGCAGTG GTTTTAAAATTTTTGATGGAAAAAAATAGTATCAATGCCCTTCACGGCCAAGTGACGGTTGGCATACTCGTATTGCAG GATTGTGCTGTTGGTCTTCTATTTGCACTTCTTCCAATTTTGAGCGGCGCCTCTGGTCTTCTTCATGGAGTTGCGTCAATGACAAAATC GCTTGTGCTATTAATATCATTCCTGGGAATTCTCTCTATCCTCTCCCGTACTTGTGTGCCTTGGTTTCTTAAGCTGATGATAAGTCTTTCGTCTCAG ACAAATGAACTGTACCAGTTGGCGGCAGTTGCATTCTGCCTGTTATTTGCTTGG TGCAGTGATAAATTGGGTCTGAGTCTTGAGTTGGGTTCATTTGCAGCTGGCGTAATGATATCAACAACCGATCTTGCGCAACATACTCTTGAACAA attgaACCAATTCGAAATCTCTTTGCTGCCCTTTTCCTTGCCAGCATTGGGATGCTAATTAATGTCCATTTCCTGTGGAACCATGTGGATATACTTCTTGCAGCTGTAATTTTGGTGATAACGATAAAGACATTTATTGTCTCTATTGTCGTAAAAGGGTTTGGCTATAACAACAAAACATCTCTTCTT GTTGGCATGTCTCTTGCACAAATTGGAGAGTTTGCTTTTGTTCTTCTTAGCCGTGCTTCAAGCATCCATCTGATTGAG GGCAAGCTATATTTGCTTCTTCTTGGAACCACAGCGCTTAGCTTG GTAACAACACCCCTGCTATTCAAAATGATCCCAGCTGTGGTCCACCTTGGTGTTCTTTTGAGATGGTTTTCCGTCGATAGCAATCAG TTGGGCCTAAAGGGCGAAGTCCTCCGCATTGATAGCGGCAAGCGCATAAATTTGATAATCCAAGGCCCACATGACTCATGA
- the LOC123407319 gene encoding K(+) efflux antiporter 6-like isoform X1 produces MLMRRRRLLGPVLPRLLVALLLASAAALLPGAAGDAAEAGDEGRVGEAVAAVERADATAAALGAAQAGGEAAQGNGTNKENSLADMIDRALEKEFPDSEGDQGGGETDPGSFNNTVAEKQGVLETVARRVTKKNETKDNNSFPFKEVFLDRSEQEDVPTLIDRKDNVFIISNRKSKYPVLQLDLTLISDLVVVIVSATCGGIAFACLGQPVITGYLLAGSIIGPGGFSFVNELVQVETVAQFGVIFLLFALGLEFSTAKLRAVRAVAVLGGLLQIILFMFLCGISATLCGGKTKEGVFVGVLLSMSSTAVVLKFLMEKNSINALHGQVTVGILVLQDCAVGLLFALLPILSGASGLLHGVASMTKSLVLLISFLGILSILSRTCVPWFLKLMISLSSQTNELYQLAAVAFCLLFAWCSDKLGLSLELGSFAAGVMISTTDLAQHTLEQIEPIRNLFAALFLASIGMLINVHFLWNHVDILLAAVILVITIKTFIVSIVVKGFGYNNKTSLLVGMSLAQIGEFAFVLLSRASSIHLIEGKLYLLLLGTTALSLVTTPLLFKMIPAVVHLGVLLRWFSVDSNQVELGLKGEVLRIDSGKRINLIIQGPHDS; encoded by the exons ATGCTGATGCGTCGCCGCCGCCTGCtgggcccggtcctcccccgcctcctcgtcgccctgcTCCTCGCGTCCGCCGCCGCATTGCTCCCCGGCGCGGCCGGCGACGCGGCCGAGGCGGGCGACGAGGGCCGCGTGGGCGAGGCGGTCGCGGCGGTGGAGCGCGCGGACGCCACGGCCGCGGCCCTGGGGGCGGCCCAGGCCGGCGGGGAGGCAGCGCAGGGCAATGGCACGAACAAGGAGAACAGCCTCGCCGACATGATCGACCGCGCGCTGGAGAAGGAGTTCCCCGACTCGGAGGGCGACCAGGGCGGCGGAG AGACGGACCCCGGCAGCTTCAACAACACCGTCGCCGAGAAGCAG GGAGTTCTGGAAACTGTGGCCAGGAGAGTAACGAAGAAGAATGAGACCAAAGACAATAA ttcattcCCGTTCAAGGAAGTTTTCTTGGATCGGTCAGAGCAAGAGGATGTTCCCACGTTGATTGATCGGAAG GataatgtttttattatatcaaaCCGGAAGTCAAAGTACCCCGTACTGCAGCTGGACCTTAC GTTGATATCAGatcttgttgtcgttattgtatcTGCTACATGTGGTGGTATTGCCTTTGCTTGCCTTGGACAACCA GTCATTACAGGTTATTTACTTGCAGGTTCTATAATAGGCCCTGGAGGTTTTAGCTTTGTCAACGAACTGGTGCAA GTTGAGACAGTAGCTCAGTTTGGCGTGATATTTCTCCTTTTTGCTCTGGGACTTGAGTTCTCTACAGCAAAG CTTCGAGCTGTACGTGCGGTTGCCGTTCTTGGAGGATTGCTCCAAATTATACTGTTTATGTTCCTTTGTGGTATTTCTGCTACG CTATGTGGGGGTAAAACAAAGGAAGGTGTTTTCGTTGGCGTTCTTCTTTCTATGTCTTCGACAGCAGTG GTTTTAAAATTTTTGATGGAAAAAAATAGTATCAATGCCCTTCACGGCCAAGTGACGGTTGGCATACTCGTATTGCAG GATTGTGCTGTTGGTCTTCTATTTGCACTTCTTCCAATTTTGAGCGGCGCCTCTGGTCTTCTTCATGGAGTTGCGTCAATGACAAAATC GCTTGTGCTATTAATATCATTCCTGGGAATTCTCTCTATCCTCTCCCGTACTTGTGTGCCTTGGTTTCTTAAGCTGATGATAAGTCTTTCGTCTCAG ACAAATGAACTGTACCAGTTGGCGGCAGTTGCATTCTGCCTGTTATTTGCTTGG TGCAGTGATAAATTGGGTCTGAGTCTTGAGTTGGGTTCATTTGCAGCTGGCGTAATGATATCAACAACCGATCTTGCGCAACATACTCTTGAACAA attgaACCAATTCGAAATCTCTTTGCTGCCCTTTTCCTTGCCAGCATTGGGATGCTAATTAATGTCCATTTCCTGTGGAACCATGTGGATATACTTCTTGCAGCTGTAATTTTGGTGATAACGATAAAGACATTTATTGTCTCTATTGTCGTAAAAGGGTTTGGCTATAACAACAAAACATCTCTTCTT GTTGGCATGTCTCTTGCACAAATTGGAGAGTTTGCTTTTGTTCTTCTTAGCCGTGCTTCAAGCATCCATCTGATTGAG GGCAAGCTATATTTGCTTCTTCTTGGAACCACAGCGCTTAGCTTG GTAACAACACCCCTGCTATTCAAAATGATCCCAGCTGTGGTCCACCTTGGTGTTCTTTTGAGATGGTTTTCCGTCGATAGCAATCAGGTGGAG TTGGGCCTAAAGGGCGAAGTCCTCCGCATTGATAGCGGCAAGCGCATAAATTTGATAATCCAAGGCCCACATGACTCATGA
- the LOC123407319 gene encoding K(+) efflux antiporter 6-like isoform X3 yields the protein MLMRRRRLLGPVLPRLLVALLLASAAALLPGAAGDAAEAGDEGRVGEAVAAVERADATAAALGAAQAGGEAAQGNGTNKENSLADMIDRALEKEFPDSEGDQGGGETDPGSFNNTVAEKQGVLETVARRVTKKNETKDNNSFPFKEVFLDRSEQEDVPTLIDRKDNVFIISNRKSKYPVLQLDLTLISDLVVVIVSATCGGIAFACLGQPVITGYLLAGSIIGPGGFSFVNELVQVETVAQFGVIFLLFALGLEFSTAKLRAVRAVAVLGGLLQIILFMFLCGISATLCGGKTKEGVFVGVLLSMSSTAVVLKFLMEKNSINALHGQVTVGILVLQDCAVGLLFALLPILSGASGLLHGVASMTKSLVLLISFLGILSILSRTCVPWFLKLMISLSSQTNELYQLAAVAFCLLFAWCSDKLGLSLELGSFAAGVMISTTDLAQHTLEQVCSFCRLNQFEISLLPFSLPALGC from the exons ATGCTGATGCGTCGCCGCCGCCTGCtgggcccggtcctcccccgcctcctcgtcgccctgcTCCTCGCGTCCGCCGCCGCATTGCTCCCCGGCGCGGCCGGCGACGCGGCCGAGGCGGGCGACGAGGGCCGCGTGGGCGAGGCGGTCGCGGCGGTGGAGCGCGCGGACGCCACGGCCGCGGCCCTGGGGGCGGCCCAGGCCGGCGGGGAGGCAGCGCAGGGCAATGGCACGAACAAGGAGAACAGCCTCGCCGACATGATCGACCGCGCGCTGGAGAAGGAGTTCCCCGACTCGGAGGGCGACCAGGGCGGCGGAG AGACGGACCCCGGCAGCTTCAACAACACCGTCGCCGAGAAGCAG GGAGTTCTGGAAACTGTGGCCAGGAGAGTAACGAAGAAGAATGAGACCAAAGACAATAA ttcattcCCGTTCAAGGAAGTTTTCTTGGATCGGTCAGAGCAAGAGGATGTTCCCACGTTGATTGATCGGAAG GataatgtttttattatatcaaaCCGGAAGTCAAAGTACCCCGTACTGCAGCTGGACCTTAC GTTGATATCAGatcttgttgtcgttattgtatcTGCTACATGTGGTGGTATTGCCTTTGCTTGCCTTGGACAACCA GTCATTACAGGTTATTTACTTGCAGGTTCTATAATAGGCCCTGGAGGTTTTAGCTTTGTCAACGAACTGGTGCAA GTTGAGACAGTAGCTCAGTTTGGCGTGATATTTCTCCTTTTTGCTCTGGGACTTGAGTTCTCTACAGCAAAG CTTCGAGCTGTACGTGCGGTTGCCGTTCTTGGAGGATTGCTCCAAATTATACTGTTTATGTTCCTTTGTGGTATTTCTGCTACG CTATGTGGGGGTAAAACAAAGGAAGGTGTTTTCGTTGGCGTTCTTCTTTCTATGTCTTCGACAGCAGTG GTTTTAAAATTTTTGATGGAAAAAAATAGTATCAATGCCCTTCACGGCCAAGTGACGGTTGGCATACTCGTATTGCAG GATTGTGCTGTTGGTCTTCTATTTGCACTTCTTCCAATTTTGAGCGGCGCCTCTGGTCTTCTTCATGGAGTTGCGTCAATGACAAAATC GCTTGTGCTATTAATATCATTCCTGGGAATTCTCTCTATCCTCTCCCGTACTTGTGTGCCTTGGTTTCTTAAGCTGATGATAAGTCTTTCGTCTCAG ACAAATGAACTGTACCAGTTGGCGGCAGTTGCATTCTGCCTGTTATTTGCTTGG TGCAGTGATAAATTGGGTCTGAGTCTTGAGTTGGGTTCATTTGCAGCTGGCGTAATGATATCAACAACCGATCTTGCGCAACATACTCTTGAACAA GtttgttctttctgcagattgaACCAATTCGAAATCTCTTTGCTGCCCTTTTCCTTGCCAGCATTGGGATGCTAA